From the Sinorhizobium garamanticum genome, one window contains:
- a CDS encoding DUF5801 repeats-in-toxin domain-containing protein, which translates to MAITLTPTGAFVVLDETDGLQNATATPSPPSPAGDADDNDILASSLPTAFSSRLITTYGLTVDEAALSGYNGANTGSNILTVSGATASSDFALTGANGVAFTDYETGATSTFSSGLFAVADDGTVTEVFLFTDPTNNNIVYGVAGNSGDDPIAFSIYLEEVKTAGSTTGAKMWTVIADGYTLAHNTDGSSVADHDDFLDLTNKLFVSAIGETEFSFASAPSGQNLFMMFGNTSLAILVTGEDPANQSAGQNVSNDGDTVNTGQGGGATTLGTEGQQIKAQKAMVVTFVTGANSDFLVPGLTPTEANLESNIAFSGYAQDVLGAEITISQMTPANVNTSATVEIQAFLTADGTGNNYIDNNALVNGDTGVGIESVSVIRAGVDITGTLGVAVTISGHTATITGVKDDDVIRYTTTDEHNRVLVRNDQPASGQGSNVSFDLGGFKITQVASDVEEIGSKVRFEDDGPDAVAKDVAGPTATLDESPLAPNGDGVNSVTISAATIAALFETPDFGEDGEGSVSYTLSGAAGAQTGLWLTGESAPADEILLVKVSDTVWEGRKGGGTGILAFTVSINGSTGEVTVTRSSATLEHTVDGSTAAAHDDALTMATTANLFVVQHLTDGDGDTDSATATNPLTIKFEDDGPDAAAKNVAGPTATLDESPAAPNGDGVNSVTITAATIAALFETPDFGADGQGSVSYTLSGIDGAQTGLWLTGESAPADEILLVKVSDTVWEGRKGGGVGTLAFTVSINGSTGEVTVTRSTATLEHTTDGSTAAAHDDALTMAATANLFVVQHITDGDGDTDSATAANPLAIKFEDDGPDAVAKNVAGPTATVDESPLSRDGVNSATIAAATIAALFEAPDFGADGQGSVSYTLSGTNGAQTGLWLTGESAAADEILLVKVSDTVWEGRKGGSGGILAFTVSIDGTTGEVTVTRSSATLEHTDDGSTVAQHDDALTLAATANLFAVQHVTDGDGDTDSATAANPLTIKFEDDGPTVTVENSSGSYAVGAQGTWNDNDPGSDGFASLSVNFDGYEIDDDGPVTVDTALTKTGAFTFDGSITDDFNGDGTDETVDFTLTFDPVNDSYAIEVTTPPCSVTTFSTANGSLDAGGPDPVRTLTVNSTDIVFFAVNALAPTTNGTPAKDAIADFLDDSEATIQGTAPFLSPAAMNVSTAGIGLADNLFEGNANAGIDGATTQGGKIDESFVVDPHVDVSSVKVIINDQTNGGYTPATEELFYRIYFTDGTVSAPVKVLAGDLTAAGKGLVSFTVGDPTGPNEIDAVQLLMGTGTIKVPTIEFTTSVTFNPEPLHLDFTAKLFDGDGDSSSDPFSIDLDATVV; encoded by the coding sequence ATGGCTATCACGCTCACGCCTACTGGCGCGTTTGTCGTTCTCGATGAAACCGATGGTTTGCAAAACGCGACCGCTACACCGTCCCCGCCGTCCCCTGCGGGCGACGCCGACGATAATGATATTTTGGCGAGCAGCCTGCCGACGGCATTTTCGAGCCGGTTGATCACCACCTACGGCCTGACGGTGGATGAGGCGGCGCTCAGCGGCTACAACGGCGCCAACACCGGCAGTAACATCCTGACCGTCAGCGGCGCCACCGCGTCCAGCGACTTCGCGCTTACCGGCGCCAATGGAGTCGCGTTCACGGATTACGAGACTGGCGCGACCTCCACCTTCAGCAGCGGTTTGTTCGCGGTGGCTGACGACGGGACTGTCACGGAAGTCTTTCTCTTCACCGATCCGACCAACAACAACATCGTGTACGGCGTGGCCGGGAACAGCGGCGACGATCCCATCGCGTTCTCGATCTATCTCGAAGAAGTCAAGACAGCCGGCAGCACCACCGGCGCCAAGATGTGGACCGTGATCGCAGACGGCTACACGCTGGCGCACAACACCGATGGCAGCAGTGTTGCTGATCATGACGACTTCCTCGACCTGACGAACAAGCTGTTCGTCTCCGCCATCGGAGAGACCGAATTCTCCTTCGCAAGCGCGCCTTCGGGCCAGAACCTCTTCATGATGTTCGGAAACACGTCGCTGGCGATCCTTGTCACCGGCGAGGATCCGGCCAACCAGTCGGCCGGCCAGAACGTGTCGAATGACGGCGACACCGTCAATACAGGCCAGGGCGGCGGTGCTACCACGCTCGGCACCGAAGGTCAGCAGATCAAGGCCCAAAAGGCGATGGTCGTCACCTTCGTCACGGGGGCCAATTCCGACTTCCTCGTTCCTGGGCTTACACCGACCGAGGCAAACCTCGAATCTAACATCGCTTTCTCAGGCTATGCCCAAGACGTCCTGGGTGCAGAAATCACCATCTCGCAAATGACCCCCGCCAATGTCAACACGAGCGCGACGGTGGAGATCCAGGCCTTTCTCACGGCAGACGGAACCGGCAACAACTACATCGACAACAACGCGCTCGTGAACGGCGACACTGGGGTCGGTATCGAGTCGGTGAGCGTTATCCGCGCAGGGGTCGACATCACCGGCACCCTGGGCGTGGCCGTGACGATCTCCGGCCACACAGCCACGATCACCGGCGTAAAGGATGACGATGTCATCCGGTACACAACCACTGACGAACACAATCGGGTGCTGGTCCGCAACGATCAGCCGGCCTCAGGCCAGGGTAGCAACGTGTCCTTCGATCTCGGCGGCTTCAAAATCACGCAGGTCGCGAGTGACGTCGAAGAGATCGGCTCGAAGGTCCGGTTCGAGGATGACGGGCCGGACGCGGTGGCGAAGGATGTTGCGGGACCGACGGCGACGCTCGACGAGTCGCCGCTGGCGCCGAACGGCGACGGCGTGAACTCGGTCACGATCTCGGCGGCGACGATCGCTGCCCTGTTCGAGACCCCGGATTTCGGCGAGGACGGCGAGGGCAGCGTGAGCTACACGCTGTCGGGCGCCGCTGGCGCGCAGACCGGGCTGTGGCTCACCGGCGAGTCGGCACCGGCCGACGAGATCCTGCTGGTCAAGGTCAGTGATACCGTGTGGGAGGGCCGCAAGGGCGGCGGGACCGGCATCCTCGCCTTCACGGTCTCGATCAATGGTTCGACCGGCGAAGTGACCGTTACCCGCAGCAGCGCGACGCTCGAGCACACCGTCGACGGTAGCACCGCGGCGGCGCACGACGACGCGCTGACGATGGCGACCACCGCCAACTTGTTCGTGGTGCAGCACCTCACCGACGGCGATGGCGATACCGACAGTGCTACCGCAACCAACCCGTTGACCATCAAGTTCGAGGATGACGGGCCGGATGCCGCGGCGAAGAACGTCGCGGGGCCGACGGCGACGCTCGACGAATCGCCGGCGGCGCCGAACGGCGACGGCGTGAACTCGGTCACGATCACGGCGGCGACGATCGCAGCGCTGTTCGAGACCCCGGATTTCGGCGCCGACGGCCAGGGCAGCGTGAGCTACACGCTGTCAGGCATCGACGGCGCGCAGACCGGGCTGTGGCTGACCGGCGAGTCGGCACCGGCCGACGAGATCCTGCTGGTCAAGGTCAGCGATACCGTGTGGGAGGGCCGCAAGGGCGGCGGGGTCGGCACCCTCGCCTTCACGGTCTCGATCAATGGTTCGACCGGCGAAGTGACCGTCACCCGCAGCACCGCGACGCTCGAGCACACGACCGATGGCAGCACCGCGGCGGCGCATGACGACGCGCTGACGATGGCGGCCACCGCCAACCTGTTCGTGGTGCAGCACATCACCGACGGCGATGGCGACACCGACAGCGCCACGGCCGCCAATCCGCTGGCCATCAAGTTCGAGGATGACGGGCCGGATGCGGTAGCGAAGAACGTCGCAGGACCGACCGCGACGGTCGACGAGTCGCCGCTTAGCCGCGACGGCGTGAACTCGGCGACGATCGCAGCCGCGACGATTGCCGCGCTGTTCGAGGCCCCGGACTTCGGAGCCGACGGCCAGGGCAGCGTGAGCTACACGCTTTCGGGCACCAACGGTGCGCAGACAGGGCTGTGGCTCACCGGCGAGTCCGCGGCTGCCGACGAGATCCTGCTGGTCAAGGTCAGTGATACCGTGTGGGAGGGCCGCAAGGGCGGCTCGGGTGGCATCCTCGCCTTCACCGTCTCGATCGACGGCACGACCGGCGAAGTGACGGTCACCCGCAGCAGCGCGACACTCGAGCACACGGACGACGGCAGCACCGTGGCGCAGCATGACGACGCGCTGACTTTGGCGGCCACCGCCAATCTGTTCGCGGTGCAGCACGTCACTGACGGCGACGGCGACACCGACAGCGCAACAGCGGCCAATCCGCTGACGATCAAGTTCGAGGACGACGGGCCGACCGTCACGGTCGAGAACTCCAGCGGGTCATACGCCGTGGGCGCTCAGGGAACCTGGAATGACAACGATCCCGGCAGCGACGGGTTCGCGTCGCTGAGCGTGAACTTTGATGGCTACGAGATCGACGACGATGGTCCCGTTACCGTCGACACCGCGCTCACAAAGACCGGCGCCTTCACCTTCGACGGGTCGATCACGGACGACTTCAACGGCGACGGCACCGACGAGACCGTGGACTTCACGCTGACTTTCGATCCGGTCAACGACAGTTATGCGATCGAGGTCACGACACCGCCCTGTTCGGTTACCACGTTCTCGACCGCGAACGGAAGCCTTGACGCAGGCGGGCCGGACCCGGTGCGGACGCTGACGGTCAACAGCACCGACATCGTGTTCTTCGCCGTCAATGCCCTTGCTCCGACGACCAACGGCACTCCCGCGAAAGACGCAATTGCTGACTTCCTCGACGACAGCGAGGCGACAATTCAAGGCACCGCACCCTTCCTCAGCCCGGCGGCGATGAATGTCAGCACGGCGGGGATCGGGCTCGCCGACAACCTGTTCGAGGGCAACGCCAACGCCGGAATCGACGGTGCCACGACGCAAGGCGGCAAGATCGACGAAAGTTTCGTTGTCGACCCGCACGTTGACGTCAGCAGCGTGAAGGTGATCATCAACGACCAGACGAACGGTGGTTACACCCCGGCGACCGAGGAGCTTTTCTACCGGATCTACTTCACCGATGGGACGGTCAGTGCTCCGGTCAAGGTCCTCGCGGGAGACCTCACGGCCGCCGGCAAAGGCCTGGTCTCCTTCACGGTGGGCGATCCCACTGGGCCGAACGAAATCGACGCGGTACAGCTCCTGATGGGCACAGGTACGATCAAGGTCCCAACCATCGAGTTCACCACGTCGGTGACGTTTAATCCGGAGCCGCTCCACCTCGACTTCACCGCCAAGCTGTTCGACGGTGATGGCGACAGCAGTTCGGACCCGTTCTCGATCGATCTCGACGCCACGGTCGTCTGA
- a CDS encoding HlyD family type I secretion periplasmic adaptor subunit: MFDKLELVGIAVGDIEMQLSRAIDRLQAGYAVAIAAIHDQLALAGIALSETAIAVIILATAAIAFLALARMLRPGKRPSAETSPDPLAAATRMPRRLGLLAVTLFLLVLGGWSVLAPLASAALAPGVVSPDGYRKTIQHLEGGIVRSIHVREGDMVSAGDPLITLDDTKAKSQDAEIRERLLHVLATEARLEAERTDAAEISFPEFLLRSSSADLQRLMEGQRQLFASRQAAHRGRIQILQARVRQLEEQNAGLREVIAAEVDQIALIDEEISAAQDLFEKHLERKPRILALKRHRADIAAAKAANRAKIAENAQAMGETDLQLLTIAEERQEKLGSELAEMRRILAELKSQLPSREDILERTVIRAPVAGTVMNLHVTTESGVIEPGQALLDLVPNDSGVVIDARVRPTDIERVRPGMSARVILTAYRQRSLPLIHGRLRSISADAIADERTGVTYFLAKVAVAPADLSKLEDVHLIPGMPAEVMLMDGEQSLFQYLLSPILDSRRRGLIEN, translated from the coding sequence ATGTTCGATAAGCTGGAACTGGTTGGGATTGCTGTTGGCGACATCGAAATGCAGCTGTCCCGCGCCATTGACAGGCTGCAGGCCGGTTACGCCGTGGCGATCGCCGCCATCCATGATCAGTTGGCGCTTGCCGGCATCGCATTGAGCGAAACGGCCATTGCAGTCATCATACTGGCGACTGCGGCAATCGCTTTCCTCGCCCTCGCGCGAATGCTGCGCCCCGGCAAGCGGCCCAGCGCCGAGACGTCGCCGGATCCGCTCGCGGCGGCCACCAGGATGCCGCGACGTCTGGGGCTCCTGGCCGTCACGCTGTTCCTTCTGGTGCTCGGCGGCTGGTCCGTGCTCGCCCCGTTGGCGAGCGCAGCGCTCGCCCCCGGCGTCGTCAGCCCCGACGGGTACCGCAAGACCATTCAGCACCTCGAAGGCGGGATCGTTCGGTCGATCCATGTCCGGGAGGGTGACATGGTCAGCGCCGGAGATCCGCTGATTACTCTCGATGACACGAAGGCCAAGTCTCAGGACGCGGAAATTCGGGAGCGACTTCTGCACGTTCTGGCGACCGAGGCTCGGCTCGAGGCCGAGCGCACCGACGCTGCCGAAATCAGCTTCCCCGAGTTTCTCCTTCGCAGCAGCTCCGCGGACCTGCAGCGATTGATGGAGGGGCAGCGGCAATTGTTCGCCAGCCGGCAAGCGGCACATCGCGGTCGCATCCAGATCCTCCAGGCGCGCGTCCGCCAGCTCGAGGAGCAGAATGCCGGCCTGCGGGAGGTGATCGCCGCCGAAGTCGATCAGATCGCATTGATCGACGAAGAAATCTCGGCCGCGCAGGATCTTTTCGAGAAGCATTTGGAGCGCAAGCCGCGAATACTGGCGCTCAAGCGTCATCGGGCCGATATCGCAGCCGCAAAGGCAGCCAATCGGGCGAAGATCGCCGAGAACGCACAAGCCATGGGCGAAACCGATCTGCAGCTGCTTACGATCGCCGAGGAGCGCCAGGAAAAGCTCGGTTCGGAGCTCGCTGAGATGCGCCGGATCCTGGCGGAGCTCAAAAGCCAGCTGCCGTCGCGCGAGGACATACTCGAGCGCACAGTCATTCGCGCACCGGTGGCTGGCACGGTGATGAACCTCCACGTGACGACGGAGAGCGGCGTGATAGAGCCGGGACAGGCGCTGCTCGACCTCGTTCCGAACGACAGCGGAGTGGTCATCGACGCCCGGGTCCGACCGACCGACATCGAACGCGTCAGACCCGGCATGTCCGCCCGCGTGATCCTCACGGCCTATCGGCAGCGGAGCCTGCCGCTCATTCACGGCCGGCTGCGCTCGATCTCAGCCGATGCGATCGCCGATGAACGAACGGGCGTGACCTATTTCCTTGCAAAAGTGGCGGTCGCTCCGGCAGATCTATCAAAGCTCGAGGACGTGCACCTCATTCCTGGCATGCCGGCCGAGGTCATGCTCATGGACGGCGAGCAGAGCCTGTTCCAATATCTGCTTAGCCCGATCCTCGACAGCCGCCGGCGAGGCCTTATCGAAAACTGA
- a CDS encoding Fic family protein, whose translation MSYIHNLNGWPRFSWSNDALAGPLAAVRHQQGRLLGRMEALGFDFRAEAVLYTLTEDVVKSSEIEGEFLDKEQVRSSIARRLGLDIGALAAADRHVEGVVEMMLDATQNYEAPLSDERLFAWHAALFPTGRSGMTKIIVGAWRDESSGPMQVVSGPMGRETVHFEAPAAERLPEEMAAFLSWFNGRASHDPVLKAAIAHLWFVTIHPFQDGNGRIARAIADMALARSEGTSQRFYSMSAQIRQERKDYYTILETTQKGDLDITGWLLWFLGCLNRAFDGAEEILANVLRKARFWEAHAGQPLSERQRKVVNRLLEGFEGKLTSSKWAKLTQTSPDTALRDINDLVTRGILIREASGGRSTSYSLADVEEIPS comes from the coding sequence TTGAGCTATATTCACAACCTGAACGGCTGGCCGAGATTTAGCTGGAGCAACGATGCTCTGGCAGGGCCGTTAGCGGCGGTCCGACATCAGCAAGGGCGCCTACTCGGTCGGATGGAAGCGCTGGGCTTTGATTTTCGCGCTGAAGCAGTCCTGTACACGCTAACTGAAGACGTTGTGAAGTCCAGTGAGATCGAGGGCGAGTTCCTCGACAAGGAGCAGGTCCGCTCCTCGATCGCCCGCCGGCTCGGCCTTGACATTGGTGCGCTCGCTGCTGCCGACCGCCATGTCGAGGGCGTCGTTGAGATGATGCTGGATGCCACCCAGAACTATGAGGCTCCGCTTTCCGATGAGCGGCTGTTTGCTTGGCATGCGGCGCTATTCCCGACCGGCCGCAGCGGTATGACCAAAATCATTGTGGGTGCTTGGCGAGACGAAAGTTCTGGACCAATGCAGGTGGTCTCTGGGCCGATGGGACGAGAGACGGTCCATTTCGAGGCGCCTGCAGCCGAACGACTTCCAGAAGAGATGGCTGCATTTCTTTCTTGGTTCAACGGGCGAGCGTCGCACGACCCAGTCCTGAAAGCAGCGATCGCGCATTTGTGGTTTGTCACCATACATCCTTTTCAGGACGGCAATGGCCGCATTGCGCGCGCCATTGCCGATATGGCGCTCGCCAGGTCGGAAGGCACCTCGCAGCGCTTCTACAGTATGTCCGCGCAGATTCGGCAGGAGAGGAAGGACTACTACACCATCCTCGAGACGACACAGAAGGGCGATCTCGATATCACCGGCTGGCTACTATGGTTTCTCGGCTGCCTCAATCGCGCCTTTGACGGTGCCGAAGAAATTCTCGCCAATGTGCTCCGCAAGGCGCGGTTCTGGGAAGCGCACGCCGGCCAGCCGCTCAGTGAGCGCCAGCGCAAGGTCGTCAACCGCCTTCTCGAGGGCTTTGAGGGCAAATTAACGTCGTCCAAGTGGGCCAAGCTAACGCAGACCTCACCGGACACCGCCCTGCGCGACATCAATGACCTCGTGACACGCGGAATTCTCATTCGGGAAGCAAGCGGAGGGCGGAGTACCAGCTACTCTCTGGCTGATGTCGAAGAGATTCCTAGCTAA
- a CDS encoding heavy metal-binding domain-containing protein, with the protein MGAGWQDACGSQYRPKGRTKAEAAAIGADAIIAVRLYYSEVSAGGSGGGILFVAASGTAVKLTG; encoded by the coding sequence ATTGGTGCAGGATGGCAGGATGCTTGCGGGAGTCAATATCGCCCAAAGGGACGAACTAAAGCGGAAGCCGCCGCCATCGGAGCAGATGCGATTATCGCGGTCCGCCTTTACTACAGCGAAGTATCTGCAGGCGGGTCTGGAGGCGGGATACTGTTCGTTGCTGCAAGCGGAACTGCCGTCAAACTAACGGGGTAA
- a CDS encoding cupin domain-containing protein: protein MKIAQAFMIGTAALAASLFVVPAQAGEKHVLFSPDNIQWGPAPPVLPKGAQAAVLFGDPTKEGQFALRIKVPAGYHVPPHSHPVDENVTVISGTFKLGMGETADQSKAEALPAGSFISLPPGMNHYVYTDEETVVQINTMGPWALDYVNPQDDPRKKM from the coding sequence ATGAAAATCGCGCAGGCATTCATGATTGGTACTGCTGCGCTGGCGGCCAGCCTATTCGTGGTTCCAGCCCAAGCGGGAGAAAAGCACGTTCTCTTTTCGCCGGACAATATCCAATGGGGGCCAGCTCCGCCGGTCCTTCCGAAGGGCGCCCAGGCGGCGGTACTCTTTGGTGATCCGACCAAGGAAGGTCAGTTCGCGCTCCGCATCAAAGTACCAGCCGGTTATCACGTCCCTCCGCACTCGCATCCAGTGGATGAAAATGTCACCGTAATCTCTGGCACGTTCAAACTCGGCATGGGAGAAACCGCTGATCAAAGCAAGGCCGAGGCTTTGCCTGCAGGCAGCTTCATTTCGCTGCCTCCTGGAATGAACCACTACGTCTATACGGACGAAGAAACGGTGGTTCAGATCAACACCATGGGTCCATGGGCTCTCGATTACGTCAATCCGCAGGACGATCCACGCAAAAAGATGTGA
- a CDS encoding helix-turn-helix transcriptional regulator: MYRTSSTLSNFEDNKKVLPKKSKIVMLAKIDLFAECLTQAISARFQDQDVVSLSDADGLLDGNLIDVSLVMLYRLPAAAFPSIMRTIREFHPKAAIGLMVQDSDELDSSIAGVVDEGLVHGVLPLNLNLDVCLTAIDLLMKGGEHFPAALLRRLAPRGLGGGGLVAQNQASSEAIDLERKIDFGQGLLTMREIQILDLICLGTQNKIIADRLRLSENTVKVHVRNIYKKMNVRNRTEAASRYFRSDADLASLRAPSR, translated from the coding sequence ATGTACCGCACGAGCTCGACCCTGAGCAATTTTGAAGATAACAAAAAGGTATTGCCGAAGAAAAGCAAGATTGTAATGCTCGCTAAGATCGACCTGTTCGCCGAATGTTTGACGCAGGCGATTAGCGCGCGTTTTCAGGATCAGGATGTCGTTAGCCTTTCCGATGCCGACGGTCTCCTGGACGGCAATCTTATCGACGTAAGCCTGGTCATGCTCTACCGCCTGCCGGCGGCAGCATTTCCATCGATCATGAGGACGATCCGCGAGTTCCATCCGAAGGCCGCGATCGGCCTGATGGTGCAGGATTCGGACGAGCTCGACTCGTCGATCGCGGGAGTTGTCGACGAAGGGTTGGTTCACGGCGTGCTGCCCCTAAATCTCAATCTCGACGTATGCCTTACCGCCATCGATCTCTTGATGAAGGGCGGCGAGCATTTTCCCGCCGCGTTGCTTCGGCGTCTGGCGCCGAGAGGGCTTGGAGGGGGCGGCCTTGTCGCGCAAAACCAGGCGTCTTCGGAAGCCATCGATCTGGAACGCAAGATCGACTTTGGCCAAGGCCTCCTGACGATGCGCGAGATCCAGATTCTCGATCTCATCTGCTTGGGCACGCAGAACAAGATCATCGCCGACCGTCTCAGGCTTTCCGAAAACACCGTCAAGGTGCATGTCCGCAACATCTACAAGAAGATGAACGTGCGCAACCGGACGGAGGCGGCGTCGCGCTACTTCCGGAGCGACGCTGATCTCGCCTCGCTCCGCGCACCATCACGCTGA
- a CDS encoding type I secretion system permease/ATPase, translating into MPPDTSTTRLADVMGAIRRQFPLLIVLSCLLNLLLLVASIYMLQVYDRVLSSGSLDTLLWLTLIAIFAVVIYGALEQARRVVLGRAAGWLDAELNVPMLRRAMDVRLAGKEGRAGTRDVADLRTFYAGDAVLAFLDMPWSVIFLAFIWALHPALGVVATAGAFVLMGLALANDALTRDRQKRVAGVIKTHQENAMRYVDAGETISPLGMARAVFDRWRRRQAEVVAEQQLLADRTTTILSISRSLRLILQIAILAAGAYFVILGEITAGAMIAGSIVMGRALAPIERATGAWRAFVAARSAHANLKELFAGTSRDARDRVALPRPKGGLVFENVFYLPPGCQEPVLSAISFAINPGENCAVVGPSGAGKSTLCRLAVGAWKPTKGHVRLDAADVFDWDPEDLGPHIGYLPQQVELLPGTVAQNIARFREVDSNALIRATEVAGVHELILSLPDGYETEIALHSQRISLGQRQRLGLARALYGDPSFVVLDEPNANMDEAGDRALIEVLTTLKQLRTTVLIVTHRASVLTCADKVLALHNGTVAAFGPREKMVRPVQPAGSTAARPLHAPRLEEPSQIPGRENRLKAGE; encoded by the coding sequence ATGCCACCGGACACCAGCACGACCCGTCTCGCGGACGTCATGGGCGCCATACGTCGGCAGTTCCCGCTGCTGATCGTGCTGAGCTGCCTTCTCAACCTGCTGCTCCTCGTCGCCAGCATCTACATGCTGCAGGTCTATGACCGGGTGCTCTCGAGCGGGTCGCTGGACACGCTGCTGTGGCTGACGCTGATCGCGATCTTCGCCGTCGTGATCTACGGTGCGCTCGAGCAGGCAAGGCGCGTGGTCCTCGGCCGCGCCGCCGGCTGGCTCGACGCCGAGCTCAACGTGCCGATGCTGAGGCGCGCCATGGACGTGCGGCTCGCGGGAAAGGAGGGGCGCGCCGGCACCCGTGATGTGGCCGATCTGCGGACCTTTTATGCGGGCGATGCCGTGCTCGCCTTTCTCGACATGCCCTGGAGCGTAATCTTCCTCGCCTTCATCTGGGCCCTGCACCCGGCACTGGGCGTGGTTGCCACGGCCGGTGCCTTCGTCCTAATGGGGCTCGCCCTGGCGAACGACGCACTGACACGGGACAGGCAGAAGCGCGTCGCAGGCGTCATCAAGACCCACCAGGAGAACGCCATGCGCTATGTCGATGCCGGCGAGACGATCTCGCCTCTCGGCATGGCACGGGCAGTCTTCGACCGCTGGCGCCGCCGCCAGGCCGAGGTGGTGGCCGAGCAGCAGCTATTGGCCGATCGGACGACCACGATCCTTTCGATTTCGCGCAGCCTCCGGCTGATCCTGCAAATTGCCATCCTGGCTGCCGGCGCCTATTTCGTCATCCTCGGCGAGATAACCGCGGGCGCCATGATTGCCGGCTCGATCGTCATGGGCCGGGCGCTCGCCCCGATCGAACGGGCGACCGGCGCCTGGCGTGCCTTCGTCGCAGCGCGGAGCGCGCATGCGAACTTGAAGGAGCTCTTCGCCGGCACGTCACGCGATGCGCGCGACCGCGTCGCCCTCCCCCGCCCCAAAGGCGGGCTTGTCTTCGAAAACGTGTTCTATCTCCCTCCCGGCTGTCAGGAGCCGGTCCTCAGCGCCATTAGCTTCGCGATTAACCCGGGCGAGAACTGTGCCGTGGTCGGCCCATCGGGCGCCGGCAAGTCGACCCTCTGCCGCCTCGCGGTCGGCGCCTGGAAACCGACCAAGGGCCATGTGCGCCTCGACGCGGCCGACGTTTTCGACTGGGATCCGGAGGATCTCGGCCCGCATATCGGCTATTTGCCGCAGCAGGTCGAGCTCTTGCCGGGCACGGTTGCCCAGAACATCGCACGCTTTCGCGAAGTGGACAGCAACGCGCTGATCCGGGCAACTGAGGTCGCCGGCGTGCACGAACTGATCCTCTCATTGCCAGACGGCTACGAAACCGAGATCGCCCTGCACTCGCAGCGGATCTCGCTCGGCCAGCGGCAGCGCCTCGGACTTGCGCGCGCCCTGTACGGCGATCCGTCCTTCGTCGTGTTGGATGAGCCGAACGCGAACATGGACGAGGCCGGGGACCGCGCCCTGATCGAAGTGCTGACTACACTCAAGCAGCTTCGAACGACGGTCCTGATCGTCACCCACCGCGCTTCGGTGCTGACGTGCGCCGACAAGGTCCTGGCACTTCACAACGGCACCGTCGCAGCCTTCGGTCCGCGCGAGAAGATGGTGCGGCCGGTCCAGCCGGCCGGATCAACGGCCGCGAGGCCGTTGCACGCGCCTCGTCTCGAGGAGCCATCGCAAATCCCTGGCCGCGAGAACCGCCTTAAAGCGGGGGAATGA
- a CDS encoding DUF6074 family protein: MTVLQFPSDRRTGDVKRCAEALQRLHGEAANHFWRSEMVSFAAAHRRLGVVEEEISRQAGLFMHAVQMDLQVAFANEENNASA, translated from the coding sequence ATGACCGTTCTGCAGTTCCCGTCCGATCGGCGCACAGGTGATGTCAAACGATGCGCAGAAGCCCTTCAACGGCTCCATGGAGAGGCGGCAAATCATTTCTGGCGGTCAGAGATGGTTAGCTTCGCCGCAGCGCACAGGAGGCTGGGCGTTGTCGAGGAAGAGATATCGCGCCAAGCCGGCCTATTCATGCACGCGGTCCAGATGGATCTGCAGGTGGCGTTCGCCAACGAAGAGAACAACGCATCCGCTTAG